ACAGTGGAAAGTGGCGGTAGTGATTGATGATGTAGCCGATCACATATTCTGAAATTAATTGACCGAAAATGCCTTTGATATTGGTGAGCTCATAGTCGGTGCGTTTGGGGTCGATAACCAGTGCGTCTACGCCCGCATAAACCGATTGTAACCACTCAAGTTTAGGAAATTCATCAATGCAAGGTGCAGCCATAGGTGGGGCTGCGAGTAGGATGGTGGCTTGCGCTTTATCTTCGGTTATTTGCAAATTATCGAGTTGCAGGCGCTCTATCGATTGGCGGTATAAATCATCGTGCTCAGTCAAAATATAGAGTTGATGTTGAAAATTGTTCATTAGCGTGCCTTTTTTCCCTGCTGGTTATCCAGTACACTTCCGCTGTCTTTTTCTGCAACGATTGAGTGACTATGCTACAAAACCCTCTACAGCTTCGCCTTGAGAAGTTTGAACCTTGGCAACAGATTACCTTTATGGCGTGTCTATGTGAACGCATGTATCCTAATTACGCCGTTTTTTGTGAACACACTGAGTTTGCCGAGGCTCGTGGCTATCGGGAAATCCTTGATAGCGTGTGGGAGTTAATGACGGTAAAAAACGCCAAAATTAACTTTGAGCGTCAGTTGGAGAAATTGGAAGAATTAATCCCAAGTTCACAAGACTATGAGTTTTACGGTGTTTACCCTGCGATTGATGCGTGTGAAGCATTGGCCAATTTGTTGCACGGTCTGCTTGATCGTGAAGGTTTGCTTGAGTCTGTGATTGATGTTAGCCAAGTGTCTGTTCGTACCGTCGCTCAGCTTGAAGAAGCGCAAGGTGCAGATGAAATCACCAACACAAATCAAAAAGAAAATGAAGCGGTGTGTGCTGAGTGGGATGTGCAGTGGGCTATTTATCGTCCATTGAAAGATGCCCAAGAGCGCGACATTCAATTGATTAAAGATTTGCGCCAAGAGTTACGTGAAGAAGCCGTCAGTAATATTGGTATGAGTGTATAGCTCGGTTGGTATTGCTTTGAATGCAATAAAGCGGCCTCAGATATTTTTCTGGGGCCGTTTTTTATGTTTGAAAACTATTAACTAGATGATTTTATTGGCATCTGCGCGCGCTAGCTCCCTCCCCAGCCCTCCCTCTAAAGAAGGAGGGGGCCAGATCGAGATCGCCGTGGCCAATTGCGGTCGAACCGTGGGTTCTGTGGTGTTTTTGAATGCTGGAAATACCAAAATCACAGCAAACTCGAGCTGTTACTCGGGCGTACGGTGACCTCTACAGAGGAGGCTAGATCGAGATCGCAGTGGCCAATGCGCATAATCTAGAAAAATTAAATGAGTACCACAAGCCAATAAAAAGCCCCAGCCTCTAAAGAGGATGGGGCAGTCCGAGTTCGCTGTGGCCCATGCGCACGCGCAATGGGCCTGTAGAGCGTATTACACCAATGAAAGAATTGGAGATTGTAGATTAATGTGATGCTCTTTGGTTGAAGGCAACACATCCAAATACTCTTCCGTATTGGTGATGATAACTGGTGTGGTCACATCGTAGCCTTTGGCACGAATGGCTTCGATATCAAATTTCAGCAGTAAATCGCCTTTTTTGACTTTTTGACCTTCGCTGACTTGAGGAGTGAAGAACTCTCCGTTTAGTTGCACCGTATCAATCCCTACGTGGATAAGCACTTCAGCGCCATGCTCACTTTTTAGACCAAAGGCATGGTGAGTTTTGAAGATGGATTCGACCACGCCATCGACAGGGGAGTAAAGCTCGCCATTTTCTGGAATGACGGCAATGCCTTTACCCATGAGTTCACTAGCAAAGGTTTCATCTGCCACTTGGCTTAGGGAAATAATTTCACCATTAAAGGGGCTACTGAGAATCTCTTTTTCTGGTTTTAGTGGTGCAGCAGGGGCTGCTGGTGAATCAGTTGATGCTTCGTTAGTAACCACTTCGTCTTCCTCGCGGAAGAACAGAACCGTTAATACAGCAGGAATAATAAGACCGACCGCTGCGGCAATCATGGCTCCGTACACCGTCATATCAATACCCGTGCTAGGAATGTACTGCGCGATACTGAAAATGGCAGGAATACCCATTGAGAATACCTTGGTGCCAAAGAAACCGATCAAACCACCACCGACAGCGCCACCAACACAGCCAAAGATAAAAGGTTTTTTACGCGGTAGGTTCAAACCGTATACTGCAGGTTCAGTGATACCAAAGAAACCAGTGATACCTACAGAGCCAGCTAGCGCTTTGGTTTTTTGGTTTTTAGCAATAATAAAGATACCGATAGCCGCACCAACTTGACCAAATACCGCTGGTAACGTCATTGGGCTGAATACATCAAAGCCATTCACACTGAGGTTGTTGATAAATACAGGAGCTAGCCCCCAGTGCAGACCGAAGATAACCAATACTTGCCAGAATGCGCCCATTAATGCACCAGCAATGATAGGGCTAGTGTCGTACATAAACATGAAAATGCTTGATAGACCATGACCAATCATGGTGGCGATAGGGCCAATAACCAAGAATGTTAGCGGTACGGTGATCAGCAAGCACAAGAATGGGGTGAACAGGTTTTTGATGGCATCAGGAAGCCATTTATCCAAACGTTTTTCTAATTGAACGTTAAACCAAGACGCCAAAATGATTGGAATAACCGAAGATGCGTAGTTCATGTAGCTGATTGGAATACCAAAGAAATACTCAGGAGCAACCGCTGGGCCACCTAATTCAGAGGCAAATATCGCATTAAAGTGCGTGGTGATCTCGGGGTGAACTAATGCTGCGGCAATCGACATGCCGATAAAGGGTTTACCACCAAATTTTTTCGCTGAGGTGTAGCCAAGGAAAATCGGTAAGAAATAGAAAGTACCATCGGCAGCGGCATTAAGTATGCGGTATGCGCCGCTACCACCATCGATCCAACCCATCGCTAGGCTTAAAGCAAGTACCCCTTTCAAGATACCAGCCCCTGCCATCACGCCGAGAATTGGCGCAAAAATGCTGGAAATGATATCAATCAGTCGGTTCATTATTGGCTGATTAGAAGGAACATTTTCACTGTTATTGAGTGTGCCAACTAATGGCATTACAGCATCGAATACTTGTCCTACATGGTTACCAATAACAACTTGGAATTGGCCACCGCTTTTTACAACGGTAATGATACCAGGCTGTTTTTTAAGATCTTCGGCTTGACCTTTTTCCATGTCTTTTAATTGGAAACGAAGCCGTGTTGCACAGTGAACTAGGCTTGTGACGTTATCTGCGCCACCGACTTTGGCTACGATTTCTTTGGCTAGAGCATCGTAGTTTTTTTCATTGCTCATATAGATTGTCCTCTATGACTGCATACATCGATAAAGCGAAATCGATAGAGCGCAAGCAAAGAGTTTCTTCCTATTTCAGGAGCATGACCTAATAGGCAAGTCAGTCCCTAAAGAAGAATCTCGTTATGAAAATGCGCTTTCATAATGATTTCTTTCGTTTGGGTCTTGCCTGCCTGACCAGTAACAATCCTAATAAACAACCAAATTAGTGAAGGAATAGGGAATCCGATTCCTTACATATCCCTTAGGCATGTTGGTGAGGGTGCCTAAGGTGTAATGTCGTAGGTAAAGTGCTGTTACGTACGACTCAAATCGTGCGTCTTAGACGTTCGATATGAATAGTTAAAAACATCATTTCTTCCTGCGTCATGGTATGACGGAATTTTTCTTCCACATACAGGTAGATCTTCTGAGTGCAGGAAAATGATTGTGGGTACTGCAAGCGTACCGATTGAAACAGTGCGTCATCGTCACTTGTTACCGATGAACTATGCATTAAACGGTGCGCAAAAAATTTTAAATGCGTCACTAAACGTTGGTAATTTAAGCTTTCTTCATCCATTTCGATACGCAATTGGTATTTGATGATCTGAATAATGTCGCGAATCAGGTTGGTGATACCTATGGTGTTATGCATGTCTTCACTTAGCTGAGCATTCACCAAGTGCAGCGCAATAAAACCTGCTTCATCTTCCGGGAAAGCGATACCAGACGCCTTTTTGATGATGTCTAATGCTTCTAAGCCCAGTGCGTATTCTTTGGGATACAGTTTTTTTATTTCCCATAGCATCGCGTTTTGGATTTCTTTGCCTTGAACACAACGCTCGAGCGCAAAAAACAAGTGATCTGCTAGAGAAATACGAATACTGGGGTGCAGTTCACCAGGTAGTTTTTTCTGCGCGGTTTCGACAATGGTTTCTGTTGCGAGCAACAGGTCGATTGGTATTTCAGCCAACAGTTGATGATAGCGGGCGTCGATATTCCCATCCTGAGTCCGCTCTAAACTGAAGACTTTTTCTACTTTGTTTTTATCAATCGGCATCCCGGGTTTCATTTGAAAGCCGAGCCCTTTCCCCATGACAACAATTTCATTGTTGTCCGTGTCAGTGGAGATGATGACGTTATTGTTTAGGACTTTTTCAATTAGCATGATCACGCACTTTTGTTCTCAAATTTATGGATACAAAAAAACCTAGCCCGTGAAAGCTTCTGGAGGCTCTCATCGTCTAGGTTTCGCCTGCTTAATGCAGTAACAATCCAAATACGAATCTATTAATACTGAAACCGCTTTCACTGTGCAAGTACCAAACTGTTTAAGTGTGAGTTCGCTCTCTTTCGTTTTTGTTCCGTGAGTGAACTTAATTAAGTATTTACTAAATAAATTTTATATATCAAAAGGATATGTCTAGATGGTACTTCTGTTCTAAAAAAACCTTGGTGATGATTATCACAGCTTTTTATATTTTTCATTGCATCGACTCTCACCGTTGCTTTACAGTTTTGCCCATACAAACCGGATTGTTACTGCTAAGCAGGCAAGACCTTATATCCATAGTGAAATCGTTGTGTTTCGTTATGGATATGAGGTTTTTTTTTGGGTTTTTTTAGTCTTTTTATCGACTATTTTGATGTTTATTAGGGTTGCTACCGCCACTGAGCGGGCAAAACCTAGATGAGATTTCTAACGTGTGGGGAAATTTCGTCTAGGTTTTTTTTTACCCAAAATTCAGTCCCTTTAAATAAGATTTTGAACATAAATATGGTGTGAATCACCGAGGGTGAGTGTGACATTTAGAAAAATGAGCACTACCGGTGCAACAGCAAAATAAGCAACAGGAGTTTTTAGTATGAGTTTTCAATTTCCCGAGTCTTTTTTATGGGGCGGTGCCATTGCTGCGAACCAGGTTGAAGGTGCTCACATTACCGATGGTAAAGGGCTTTCCACTTCGGATGTACAACCAAACGGCGCGTTTGGCGAATTAGTCGAGCGCCAAGACGATGACTTCAATATCAAAGACGTTGCGATCGATTTTTATCATCGTTATCCAGAAGATATCGCGTTGTTTTCTGAAATGGGCTTTACCTGTTTACGTTTGTCTATCGCTTGGTCACGTATTTTCCCTAACGGTAATGATGCCGAGCCAAACGAAGCGGGTCTTGCTTACTACGACAAAGTATTTGATGAGTTAGAAAAACATAACATCACCCCATTAGTGACGCTTTCTCACTATGAAATGCCTCTGAACTTGGCTCATAAATACCAAGGTTGGGCAAGTCGTGATGTGATTGGTTTCTTTACCCAATACGCAGAAACCGTGTTTAAACGCTATGGTCACCGTGTAAAACGCTGGCTAACGTTCAATGAAATCAATGTCACTTTACACGAACCATTTACTGGTTCTGGCTTACCGCGTGATTGTGATGAGCAGACTCGTTTCCAAGCGATTCATCACCAACTCGTTGCGAGTGCCAAAGCGGTTAAGTTATGTCATGACCTGATTCCAGATGCCCAAATTGGCAACATGATTTTGGGTGCAATGCTTTACCCTCGTACTTGTCATCCAAACGATATGGTGAAAACTCTAGTGCAAAACCGCGAGTGGTTGATGTTTGGTGACATTCAAGCGCGTGGTTATTACCCAAGTTACATGACTCGTAAATTTAAAGAGATGGGTGTGGAACTAACTATCACTGAAGCAGATAAAGAAGACTTGAAAGAGACCATCGACTTTATTTCCTTTAGCTATTACATGACCGGGTGTGCGAGCGCTGATCCACAAGAGATGGAAAAGGCGGATGCCAATATGCTGCAGATGATCGCTAACCCTTATTTACAAGCCTCTGAATGGGGATGGCAAATTGACCCTGTGGGGTTGCGTTACCTACTGAACTTCCTTTACGACCGTTATCAAAAACCGTTGTTCATTGTGGAAAATGGCTTAGGTGCCAAGGACGTATTGAATGACGAGGGCGTGGTAGAGGATGACTATCGTATCGCTTATCTTAACGATCACCTCTACCAAGTGGGTGAAGCAATTCAAGATGGCGTTGAAGTGATGGGTTACACCTCGTGGGGACCTATTGATTTGGTTAGTGCTTCTACCGCACAAATGTCGAAACGTTATGGCTTTATTTATGTTGATCGTAACGATCAAGGCGAAGGTTCTTTAGCACGTAAACCGAAGAAAAGTTTTTATTGGTACAAAGACATGATTCAGTCTCGTGGCGCAAATCTCGCGGCACCTGAATAAAAAATAAAAGGTCGAAAAGGCCTTACCTTAACACCCTACAAACGAACACTCTCCATTAAGTTTTCCTGAGCTTGATGTGAGTTTGTTCGTCCCAAATAAGGATAATAATCATGAATAGCGTGACACATAGAACCAGTGGTAGAACAATAAAACCCCTATGTCTTGCTGTATTATTAGCACTGAGTGGGGCTGCAAATGCACAAGATCTGACTGTTCAACAGCAGATGGAGCAACTGCAGCAACAAATACAGCAAGCTCAGGATTTACTCAAACAACTTGCCGCAAAAAATCCTAGTGCGGTCGATCCTAAAACAGCGCATACCACTCCAGAGTTGGATGCGACTCAGTCTCCTGAACAAACTGCGGCAGTACATGCTGAGCAATCAAAACAAAATCTACCAACTTATACCAAACAAGTGCCTGTAGAGAGTGGTTTTACCTTTACCGGTTATTTCCGTGGCGGTTGGGCAACTGGGGGAGAAGGCTCGCCAGAGTCTTATGCGATTGGTTCATTGGGTCGTTTTGGTAACGAATATGGTGGCTGGTACGATCTTAACTTGAATCAGCGTGTGTATCAGGAAAATGGTCGAGAGATTAGTGCACATATTCAATTAGATGGTAACGAAACACAAAGCCGGACATCAGGATTATTTGGCGAGGATGACAGTTATCTGCAATTTTCTGAGTTGTACGTTCGTACCAAAGGTTTTATTCCAGGCGCGCCGGATGCTGAGTTTTGGGTTGGTCGTCATGCTATTCCTGTGTATGAAATTCAAATGCTGGACTGGAAGGGATACAAAGCGGCTTCTGCGGCGGGTGTCGGTTTTGACAAACTTGCGTTGGGTGAAGGGGACGTAAGTATCGCCTTGCTGCGTGAAGATTTTGATTATCTTAATAAAACAAACAAAGATGATGATGTTGATATGAACAGCAACACCATTGACGTGCGTTATAAAAATATTCCTATCGACAATGGGTTAACACTTGAGCTGGACGGTAAATACCAGTTTGCAAATAAATCTTCTAGTGTCGATGATGCTGAAAGCTCCAGTGATTACTACGACATTAAAAACGCCTACATGCTAGGGGCACGCTTACACCAAGCTTATTCTGATGGTGCGTTTGACGATATTAGTTTGCAGTATGCCAATAACTCATTTGCTAGTAACTTTGCCAACATCAGTGGTGCCAATGCCGATTTTGGTCATGGGACCAACTCTTACTACGGACATCACACCGATGGCTATGCATTTCGTGTAATGACACAAGGTGAGAACTATTTCTTTGATAAGAATATGATCATGGCGCATGCGTTTGTTTATGCGCAAGGTGATGATTTGTATGATTATCAATTAGAAAATGACCATATGGACTTTAAATCGTTACGTGCGGTAGTTCGTCCTGCTTATATCTGGAACCAATACAACCAGAGCGGTGTTGAGTTAGGTTACTTTACTCAAACGAATACGATCGATTCGCTGGATTATAAGGAAAGCGGTTACAAAGCAACGATGTTCCATACCTTTAAAGTGGCAACCAGTATGTTGCAATCTCGTCCAGAAATTCGTTTCTACACGACTTATCTGAAATCAGAAGATAATGACATTACTGATTTCAGCTTCGACAGTGGTCGTAACGATCAATGGAGCTTTGGTGTTCAAGCCGAGCTTTGGTGGTTGTAATCAAAACTAAGGGATGGCTAGGCTATCCCTTTTTCTCATTGTCAGAACTCGTCGAGAGTTTTATTTATCAATGAATTATCCTTGATCCAAGGATAAAAGTATTTCCATTAAACCCCAAAAAAGAGGGCCGTTGTGATGAAACAGAAGTTGCTTAGCCGTTGTATTGTCGGTTTGTTATGTACGCTTGGCAGTTATGCCGCATTTGCTGGGCCTGTTGTACAGACAGTGTCGGGTGATGTAGAAGGAGTGAGTGTCAATAATGTCGATTCATTTAAAGGTATTCCATTTGCTAAGCCTCCTGTTGGCGAGCTTCGTTGGCGTGCGCCACAAGCAGTAACGCCTTGGAAAGGTGTTTTTAAAGCGACCCAATATGGTCATGATTGTATGCAAAAGCCTTTTCCAAGTGATGCTGCCCCATTGGGAACGACGCCTGCTGAAGATTGTTTGGTGCTTAATGTTTGGAAACCTACGCAAAGCGCTTCCCAGCTTCGTCCGGTGATGGTGTGGATTTACGGTGGTGGCTTTGTTAATGGCGGTGCGTCACCTGCTGTGTATGATGCCAGCGAGTTTGCCAAGCAAGGCGTTGTGGCGGTGAGTTTTAACTATCGGTTAGGGCGTTTTGGCTTTTTTGCTCATCCAGCGTTAGTTGCGGAAGGGAAGGCCCATCCGCAAGAAGCACTCGGTAACTACGGTTTTATGGACCAAATTGCCGCGCTTAAATGGGTAAAAGAGAATATCAAACAGTTTGGCGGCGACCCTGAAAAAGTCACTATTGTCGGTGAGTCTGCTGGTGGTTTTTCTGATCATGTGTTGCTCAATTCTCCTTTGGCGAAAGGGCTATTTAGCCAAGCTATCATTCAGTCTGGATTGGGTCGGCAGTGGGAAAATTCTAAACGTGTTGATGCACCAGTGACGGATGTGGAACATTCTGCTCAAGCAAATGGTGTTGCGTTTGCGAAGAAGTGGGGCATTACTGGGGATGATAGTCAAGCGCTTGCTAAATTGCGCGCGTTGCCTGCTGCGAGTGTTGTAGATGACATGAATATGATGAATAAGAATACACCGACTTATTCAGGCCCTATGATTGATGGCAAAGTGATGGTTAAACAGCCGCAGTCTTATTATTCTGCGGGTCAAAATTTGGATGTGCCTATTATGGTTGGGGCAAATGGTGCGGATATTGGCTTTGCGCCAGTAGTTAACAGCACCGAGGAAGCATTGGCTATTTTTGGCAAAGACCAGTATCAAGCTGCGTTAGCGGCTTATGAATCTAATGGTCTTAAAGCACCACAAGCGATTGCCCAAGCATTAGCAAGTGATCGATTAATGGTGGAACCAGCTCGTTATGTTGCTCAGCAGGCGGCTAAACAAAGTGGTAAAGCTTACCTCTATCGCTTCTCTTATGTTGCTGATTCTATGAAGTCGCAGTGGCCGGGCGCTTTGCATGCCACTGATATTCCTTATACGTTCAATACAGTACAAGCAAAATATGGTGAGCAACTTACTGCAAATGACCAAGCTATGGCGAAGATGATGAATCATTATTGGGTGAACTTTATTAAAACCGGTTCACCTAATGGCACTGGGTTACCAAAGTGGGATGCATTTGACCCTGCAGTGGATAATCTTATGCTTTTTTCCGAGCAAGGGGTGAAGCAAACGAAGATGATTGTTGACCCTTGGAAGGCTCGTTTGGATTTGGTGCAAGGGATTCAGCCATAAACAGTGCTTCGTATGCGGTGAGCGAAAAATACCGAGAATGCAGTAACTTCATCGCGCGCTGGCTCCCTCCCCAGCCCTCCCTCTAAAGAAGGAAGGGGCCAGGCCGCATTCGATGCGTTCAATGCGCTCGAGCTGTGGGTTCTGAGGTACTTGTGAATACGGCAAATACAAAATCACAGCGAACTCGAACTGGTTTTCGGACTAGCGATTAGCGCCAAAATCGCCGCGCAGGCGATCTGGAGCTCGAGTATGCAGTGAGTATTATTGTTTGAGGTGATTAACTCTCGTCGCTTCCTTCTAAGATCTTAGGCTTATCTGATTTTTCTTTTTCTGTTGTTGGCGGAGCTTCAAGGTCATCATCTCGGCTTTCGATGACACCATGGGTTATCTTCCATGCTTCCCACTTTTCAGAGGCGAGCTTTTGCATGTCCATGGTGTTATCTGCTTCATCGACAATCTCTTCTCCTAGCAAATATTCAAAAATATCTTCTATGGTGACAATACCGATAACCGTACCGTACTCATCAACCACCAATGAAATTTGTTGACGGCGTTTGATCATCTGCTCAAAGGTCTTTGGCAAACTGAACGTTTTTAGTACGGTGTAGATAGGACGCATGACTGAGCCTAAAGTTTTACTTCCCAGACCCGACTGTTGCAGTTTAAACAGCTCCAAACGATGGACAAAACCAACGATGTTCTCGCGTGTTTCGCTATAAACCAAAGGTCTTGAGAACGGTGTATCTTTGTGATGATTTAAAAATTCATTAATCGTGAGCGATTGGTCGACACGAAACAATACGGTTCTTGGTGTAATAACATGAGTAATCGGCATGCTCTGCAACGATAACAAGTTATTGAGTATACGCGATTCTCCCTCATCCATTTCTCCGCTTTCATTAGCAAGCAGTGCCATTGCCGACATCTCTTCACGATATTTCGGGTGCTCAGTATTGCGAGATAAGCGGCGAGTGATCTGTTGTGAGAACCACACAAAAGGCGTAAGAAACCACACCATCCACTGCAGAATCCGAGCTGTGGTTGGGGCCAATTCTCGCCAGTAAGACGCACCAATGGTTTTTGGTACGATCTCTGAAAGCACCAAAATGCCGAGGGTGAGTACAGCAGAGAACACACCTAACCATTCACTGCCAAAGACAATGGCGGCTTGGGCGCCTGCACTAGCGGCACCAATGGTATGAGCAATGGTGTTAAGCGTAAGAATAGATGCGAGTGGACGATCGATATCAGCTTTTAAATTATAGAGACGCTGAGCAGCAGGATCGCCTTTTTGACGAAGTTGTGCAATGTAGCTTGGGGTAATACAAAGTAGAACGGCTTCGAGAACCGAACAGATAAATGAAATGCCAATCGCTACACAAACGTAGACGGTAAGCAGGAACATGTTGAATCCTTATTGTGTGTTCAATCTTAGCTGCTATGCAGACATTGAAACGAAGTTAAAGTATACCTAAATCACCTCAAATGTCGGCGAGGTTTTTTTCTCATCAACCTTCAAAGTGTTTTGGGTATCACTTTTTACCACTTATCTTTATTGTAGAAGTTCATATCTTTTTCGGAAAAACCGCCCTAAAAGCAGAGAGAAAGACGATTCTTGGTCGATATATAAGCACTTCTCTAGGTATAAAATGAGGCCATTATGGTGTCAAAACAAGCGTGAATAACTGGTTAAAGAGTAACAAATTGTGAGCTCTTACTCATATTATGGTTAAAAGTGCGTCAGAGTAACTCATCTTGTACGACAAACCTTTGCCATACGGGCTATTTATGCTTTAGAGTGAAGTGAATTCGATAACCTATCTAAGAAGGGAAACCTAATGAACAAGACCCAATTGATCGATTTTATCGCAGAGAAAGCTGACCTATCAAAAGCTCAAGCTAAAGCTGCTCTTGAAGCTACTCTAGGTGCGGTAGAAGGCGCGCTAAAAGAGGGTGACCAAGTTCAACTAATTGGTTTTGGTACTTTTAAAGTAAATCACCGTGCAGCTCGCACTGGCCGTAACCCTAAAACTGGTGACGAGATCCAAATCGCAGCAGCAAATGTACCAGCATTCGTCGCTGGTAAAGCACTGAAAGATTCAGTGAAATAATAGTTCTGTAACGCCGGGGTTTCCCGGCGTTCTTTATTCAAGTCGTTATTATGAAGTCACGCATTGTTCCTTTTCTTTTTGCCGCTGTTCTAGCTGGCTGTTCCTCATCTATATCAACCCCAAAATTAGTTAACACTCAGCATTACACTGGCGGTGAGCGCATTGGTGATGAAGCGCGTTATTACTGGTTTACTGAGAAAAACAATGTGCCAGACCAAGCATCAGATTATGTTATCGCTGGGCCTTTTAACTGGTACAAAACCACCTATCGTTGGGAAGATGGTTTTGTACGAGAAGTCTCTCGAGTAGGTGAACGTCTACAAAACGAAGAAGTGGCACCGTTTGAAACTTTGCTGCGCTTTGATAGCCATGGAGAGGCGATTTATCAGCGTTATCGATTAGATGGTAAAGTGTTGCCCTTATCAAGCGAGCAGATTGACCAATACGTTAAACAAGCTCGTTATGTTAGTAAGGTGACGCAAGATCAGAAAAAACAAGGTTTGGAGTTGATTCAAGGCGTGTGGAATGGTCAAGAGTTTGACCGCTGCAATGATGCCAAATATCAGAGACTGCAGTTTAACGATACCCTGCCAAGTTTAGTGATAAACCGTTTAGCATCGCTCGATAGTTATGTTGCTTTTATCGGTAAAGTGAACAAAGACTCGGTATACATTGATACTTTGCTTACCTTGGCAGAAGGCTCCCATGGGTGTATGCAAGCGCCAGATTTGCTTGCCAAGTGAGAAGATGGGTTAAATACCACTGCCTAGCCGATGAATCCAATAAAAAAGCGCTGAAATATCAGCGCTTTTTTCATTTTAGTGTCGCTAAGGGCAATTATTTTTCCGCTTGCTCACGAGCAATGGCGCGATAGCCGATGTCGTTACGGTAGAACATGCCGTTCCAGCTCACTTGCTTAGCTAGCTCATAAGCACGTTGCTGCGCTTCAGAGACCGTGTTACCCAGTGCGGTTGCACACAGTACGCGACCACCGTTGGTCACCACGTTGCCTTCTTTTTCAGAAGTACCTGCGTGGAAGATCTTTTGACCTTCTGCTTCTGTAGTTGGCAGAGTGATGATATCGCCTTTGTTGTAGTCACCTGGGTAACCACCAGCGGCTAGAACGATACCGATAGACGCACGAGGATCCCATTTCGATTCTACTTGGTCTAGCTTGCCTTCTAGTGCAGCTTGGCAAAGCTCAACAAGGTCTGATTGCATGCGCATCAT
This genomic window from Vibrio tritonius contains:
- a CDS encoding YjaG family protein; translation: MLQNPLQLRLEKFEPWQQITFMACLCERMYPNYAVFCEHTEFAEARGYREILDSVWELMTVKNAKINFERQLEKLEELIPSSQDYEFYGVYPAIDACEALANLLHGLLDREGLLESVIDVSQVSVRTVAQLEEAQGADEITNTNQKENEAVCAEWDVQWAIYRPLKDAQERDIQLIKDLRQELREEAVSNIGMSV
- a CDS encoding beta-glucoside-specific PTS transporter subunit IIABC, with amino-acid sequence MSNEKNYDALAKEIVAKVGGADNVTSLVHCATRLRFQLKDMEKGQAEDLKKQPGIITVVKSGGQFQVVIGNHVGQVFDAVMPLVGTLNNSENVPSNQPIMNRLIDIISSIFAPILGVMAGAGILKGVLALSLAMGWIDGGSGAYRILNAAADGTFYFLPIFLGYTSAKKFGGKPFIGMSIAAALVHPEITTHFNAIFASELGGPAVAPEYFFGIPISYMNYASSVIPIILASWFNVQLEKRLDKWLPDAIKNLFTPFLCLLITVPLTFLVIGPIATMIGHGLSSIFMFMYDTSPIIAGALMGAFWQVLVIFGLHWGLAPVFINNLSVNGFDVFSPMTLPAVFGQVGAAIGIFIIAKNQKTKALAGSVGITGFFGITEPAVYGLNLPRKKPFIFGCVGGAVGGGLIGFFGTKVFSMGIPAIFSIAQYIPSTGIDMTVYGAMIAAAVGLIIPAVLTVLFFREEDEVVTNEASTDSPAAPAAPLKPEKEILSSPFNGEIISLSQVADETFASELMGKGIAVIPENGELYSPVDGVVESIFKTHHAFGLKSEHGAEVLIHVGIDTVQLNGEFFTPQVSEGQKVKKGDLLLKFDIEAIRAKGYDVTTPVIITNTEEYLDVLPSTKEHHINLQSPILSLV
- a CDS encoding carbohydrate porin, with translation MNSVTHRTSGRTIKPLCLAVLLALSGAANAQDLTVQQQMEQLQQQIQQAQDLLKQLAAKNPSAVDPKTAHTTPELDATQSPEQTAAVHAEQSKQNLPTYTKQVPVESGFTFTGYFRGGWATGGEGSPESYAIGSLGRFGNEYGGWYDLNLNQRVYQENGREISAHIQLDGNETQSRTSGLFGEDDSYLQFSELYVRTKGFIPGAPDAEFWVGRHAIPVYEIQMLDWKGYKAASAAGVGFDKLALGEGDVSIALLREDFDYLNKTNKDDDVDMNSNTIDVRYKNIPIDNGLTLELDGKYQFANKSSSVDDAESSSDYYDIKNAYMLGARLHQAYSDGAFDDISLQYANNSFASNFANISGANADFGHGTNSYYGHHTDGYAFRVMTQGENYFFDKNMIMAHAFVYAQGDDLYDYQLENDHMDFKSLRAVVRPAYIWNQYNQSGVELGYFTQTNTIDSLDYKESGYKATMFHTFKVATSMLQSRPEIRFYTTYLKSEDNDITDFSFDSGRNDQWSFGVQAELWWL
- a CDS encoding glycoside hydrolase family 1 protein, which translates into the protein MSFQFPESFLWGGAIAANQVEGAHITDGKGLSTSDVQPNGAFGELVERQDDDFNIKDVAIDFYHRYPEDIALFSEMGFTCLRLSIAWSRIFPNGNDAEPNEAGLAYYDKVFDELEKHNITPLVTLSHYEMPLNLAHKYQGWASRDVIGFFTQYAETVFKRYGHRVKRWLTFNEINVTLHEPFTGSGLPRDCDEQTRFQAIHHQLVASAKAVKLCHDLIPDAQIGNMILGAMLYPRTCHPNDMVKTLVQNREWLMFGDIQARGYYPSYMTRKFKEMGVELTITEADKEDLKETIDFISFSYYMTGCASADPQEMEKADANMLQMIANPYLQASEWGWQIDPVGLRYLLNFLYDRYQKPLFIVENGLGAKDVLNDEGVVEDDYRIAYLNDHLYQVGEAIQDGVEVMGYTSWGPIDLVSASTAQMSKRYGFIYVDRNDQGEGSLARKPKKSFYWYKDMIQSRGANLAAPE
- the licT gene encoding BglG family transcription antiterminator LicT, which produces MLIEKVLNNNVIISTDTDNNEIVVMGKGLGFQMKPGMPIDKNKVEKVFSLERTQDGNIDARYHQLLAEIPIDLLLATETIVETAQKKLPGELHPSIRISLADHLFFALERCVQGKEIQNAMLWEIKKLYPKEYALGLEALDIIKKASGIAFPEDEAGFIALHLVNAQLSEDMHNTIGITNLIRDIIQIIKYQLRIEMDEESLNYQRLVTHLKFFAHRLMHSSSVTSDDDALFQSVRLQYPQSFSCTQKIYLYVEEKFRHTMTQEEMMFLTIHIERLRRTI